The genome window TTCGCGCCCCCTGTCCTGCGTGGGCGCACCGGTCCTATTAGCGAGATTCATGGAAGATTTTTGGCAAACCTGCGCCCAGACGCTAGAGCAGGAACTCACTCCTCAGCAGTACAGCGCCTGGATACGTCCCCTTGTCCCGCTCGCCTTCGATGAAGCCGAGGCGGTGCTGCGGGTCGCGGCGCCCAATCGTTTCAAGCTCGACTGGGTGCGCAGCAATTTTTCCGGCCGTATCGAATCTCTGGCGGCGCAGTGGTTCCAGCGTCCCGTGCAAGTCAAGTTCGAACTGGATGCCCCCCGCATGGTGGCCCCGCTGCGCCCGCCGGCGCCCAGCCCCGCCCCCATGGCCGCCAACGGGAACGGCCACGCCGGCAACGGCCATGCCGCGCCGCGTCCGGCTTCCCAGGTTCCGCTGGGTTTTCCCGGCGACCCGGTCGCCGCGGTCAATTCCGCCGCCGCCCGGGCGGCCCAGCGGGCGGTCGAATCGCCCCGTCCCGCGCAGCGCGCCGCGCCGGCCAAGGCCGAGGCCAGCGAAGCCACGGGCATCTACGAACGGTCGCGCCTGAACGTCGAGCTCACCTTCGAGAACTTCGTTACCGGCAAGGCCAACCAGCTGGCCCGCGCCGCCGCGCTGCAGGTGGCCGAAAACCCCGGCACCTCGTACAACCCGCTGTTCCTGTATGGCGGCGTGGGGCTGGGCAAGACCCACCTCATCCATGCCATCGGCAATTCCATGATGGCCGAGAACGCCGCCGCGCGGGTCCGCTACATCCATGCCGAGCAGTTCGTGTCCGACGTGGTCAAGTCCTACCAGCGCAAGGCCTTCGACGATTTCAAGCGCTACTACCATTCGCTGGACCTGCTGCTGATCGACGACATCCAGTTCTTCTCGGGCAAGAACCGCACGCAGGAAGAATTCTTCTACGCCTTCGAGGCCCTGGTGGCGCTGCGCAAGCAGATCATCATCACCAGCGACACCTATCCGAAGGAATTGTCCGGCATCGACGACCGGCTCATCTCGCGCTTCGATTCGGGCCTGACCTGCGCCATCGAGCCGCCCGAGCTGGAAATGCGGGTCGCGATCCTGCTGAAGAAGGCGGAAACCGAGGGCGTGCACCTGCCCGAGGAAGTGGCCTTCTTCATCGCCAAGCATCTGCGCAGCAACGTGCGCGAGCTGGAAGGCGCGCTGCGCAAGGTCCTGGCCTACGCCAAGTTCCACGGCCGCGCCATTACCGTAGACGTCTGCAAGGACGCCCTGAAGGACCTGCTGTCCGTGTCCAACGGCCAGATCACCGTCGAGAACATCCAGAAGACGGTGGCGGACTTCTACAAGATCAAGGTCGCCGACATGTATTCCAAGCGGCGGCCCGCCAACATCGCCCTGCCGCGGCAGATCGCCATGTACCTGGCGAAGGAACTCACCCAGAAAAGCTTGCCGGAGATCGGCGAACTGTTCGGGGGCCGCGACCACACCACGGTGCTGCACGCGGTACGCAAGATATCGGAATCCCGGGCCAAGCAGGCGGAGTTGAACCATTCGCTGCACGTGCTCGAGCAAACCCTGAAAGGATGACGAACCGCGACGAACCCTATCCGGGACCCTGTGAGTTTGACTGTGGAAAAACCGTGGAGCATGTCTGGACAACCCGACGCCGCTTTTTTCGATCGAAAGTTGTTCATGGTTGTGCGCTATCCTCCAGGCCAGTTCCCCACTCGCTAAAAACTGGACAAGTTCTTGATTTATAATAGTTTTTTGAAGAAATTCCAGTTGTTCACAGGGTCCTATTAACTACCAACCCAAAGAAGGATTGGATATGCAATTGGTCAAAGCCTCACGCGATGCATTGCT of Pigmentiphaga sp. H8 contains these proteins:
- the dnaA gene encoding chromosomal replication initiator protein DnaA is translated as MEDFWQTCAQTLEQELTPQQYSAWIRPLVPLAFDEAEAVLRVAAPNRFKLDWVRSNFSGRIESLAAQWFQRPVQVKFELDAPRMVAPLRPPAPSPAPMAANGNGHAGNGHAAPRPASQVPLGFPGDPVAAVNSAAARAAQRAVESPRPAQRAAPAKAEASEATGIYERSRLNVELTFENFVTGKANQLARAAALQVAENPGTSYNPLFLYGGVGLGKTHLIHAIGNSMMAENAAARVRYIHAEQFVSDVVKSYQRKAFDDFKRYYHSLDLLLIDDIQFFSGKNRTQEEFFYAFEALVALRKQIIITSDTYPKELSGIDDRLISRFDSGLTCAIEPPELEMRVAILLKKAETEGVHLPEEVAFFIAKHLRSNVRELEGALRKVLAYAKFHGRAITVDVCKDALKDLLSVSNGQITVENIQKTVADFYKIKVADMYSKRRPANIALPRQIAMYLAKELTQKSLPEIGELFGGRDHTTVLHAVRKISESRAKQAELNHSLHVLEQTLKG